From the Cannabis sativa cultivar Pink pepper isolate KNU-18-1 unplaced genomic scaffold, ASM2916894v1 Contig2, whole genome shotgun sequence genome, one window contains:
- the LOC133033030 gene encoding uncharacterized protein LOC133033030 — MSLKYKVETANLLVYQVHDNNRSHIVNLENKTCSCQRFEYDEMPCSHAMAVLSKRNLSCYKYCSYYYTKEAFMATYEDSILPLGEATSWNIPDLIRNIVVLPPKHKRAAGRPKKQRYKNGLEAKAQVVCGQCHQRGHNKRSCKNDPVLKPPRKRKRS, encoded by the exons ATGAGTTTAAAGTACAAG GTTGAAACAGCAAACCTTCTGGTATACCAAGTACACGACAACAACAGATCTCACATAGTAAACTTGGAGAATAAAACATGCAGCTGCCAACGATTTGAATATGATGAAATGCCTTGCTCTCATGCAATGGCTGTACTAAGCAAAAGGAACCTGTCTTGCTACAAATATTGCTCATACTACTACACGAAAGAAGCTTTTATGGCAACATATGAAGACAGTATACTCCCATTAGGTGAGGCAACATCATGGAATATACCAGATTTAATAAGAAATATTGTAGTCCTCCCACCTAAACATAAGAGAGCTGCCGGAAGACCAAAGAAACAACGATACAAAAATGGACTTGAAGCAAAAGCACAAGTGGTATGCGGTCAATGTCACCAGAGAGGACACAACAAAAGATCATGTAAAAATGACCCAGTACTAAAACcaccaagaaaaagaaaaagatcatAA
- the LOC133033025 gene encoding uncharacterized protein LOC133033025 encodes MPVNVIVLAHWILCILDIKMRCLKVLNSMRFGRYKNNSESFVRAFAVIIPILLSHVNFYEGRKDIDRSSKHWQGKKDTDAFDIVVVDNLPQQEDSDCGVFIIKYAHFFMHGLIDKIPKKLDIAFTRKKLCVDLFVHAKKKELGGYESTSEHPGRMP; translated from the exons ATGCCTGTTAACGTGATTGTTCTTGCTCATTGGATATTGTGTATTCTTGACATTAAGATGAGATGCTTAAAAGTGTTGAATTctatgaggtttgggaggtacAAGAACAACTCAGAGAGTTTTGTTCGTGCATTTGCTGTAATAATTCCTATCTTACTGTCACATGTTAATTTCTATGAGGGGAGAAAAGATATTGACAGGAGTAGTAAGCACTGGCAAGGTAAAAAAGATACTGATGCGTTTGATATTGTCGTGGTTGATAATTTGCCACAACAAGAGGATAG TGATTGTGGTgtttttatcataaagtatgcTCATTTCTTCATgcatggattgattgataagaTTCCTAAGAAGTTGGACATTGCATTCACTCGGAAGAAGTTGTGTGTTGATCTGTTTGTTCATGCAAAGAAGAAGGAGTTGGGTGGGTACGAGTCTACTTCGGAGCATCCAGGAAGGATGCCATAG
- the LOC133033050 gene encoding uncharacterized protein LOC133033050, whose translation MVKTRSSISPSHSVKVAADKKKMENVSDDGDRDDSDRSGGSGGSSDGSRGSALQKRKRVVDKVKKEDVRNVKKMKQVAEDLPEDYDSEDLEVEVRNDLKEWDLYFKPGEKIQGKVMLFPNQDNIVVKNINSKLTKDQRKLFRDTCFGYFLDSHPVGFQSQLVHNALHREVYQKNEKEMWFKFGDENFRFSLAEFAVVSGLLCVGDADLSKYTHRENAFVDRYFCDQTVTVSAVEHRFMYSDFKSDEYAVKMAVLYLVTNCLISSVYSKKVPVEILNIIGVDEYGSFPWGIPVFELTLHNLKIGTRGVMKGKGVAKPLAKVKGKHLEKGPRSYKLPGLPFAFLVWLYETIPLCLKAKFCSYDSGKPYRFCRWKSIGNPNSSEVEKKVLSSNKVFFIFCKLFICCFYYIL comes from the exons ATGGTTAAAACTCGTTCCTCAATTTCTCCTTCGCATTCTGTAAAGGTAGCTGCTGATAAGAAGAAAATGGAAAATGTCTCCGATGATGGAGATCGTGATGATTCTGATCGTTCTGGTGGTTCTGGTGGATCATCGGATGGTAGCCGTGGCTCGGCATtgcaaaagagaaaaagagttgTTGATAAAGTGAAGAAAGAAGATGTTCGAAATGTGAAAAAGATGAAGCAAGTTGCTGAAGATTTGCCTGAGGATTATGATAGTGAAGACTTGGAGGTTGAAGTTCGTAATGATTTGAag GAATGGGATTTATATTTCAAGCCTGGTGAAAAGATTCAGGGAAAAGTGATGTTATTCCCTAATCAGGATAACATTGTTGTCAAAAATATTAATTCCAAGTTGACTAAAGATCAACGTAAGTTGTTTCGTGATACTTGTTTTGGTTATTTTTTGGATAGCCATCCTGTTGGTTTTCAGTCTCAATTAGTTCATAATGCCTTACATAGGGAGGTATAtcagaaaaatgaaaaagaaatgtgGTTTAAGTTTGGTGATGAGAATTTCAGATTCAGTTTAGCTGAGTTTGCTGTTGTTTCTGGTTTACTGTGTGTTGGTGATGCCGATTTGAGTAAGTATACACACAGAGAAAATGCTTTTGTTGATCGATATTTTTGTGATCAGACAGTGACTGTTAGTGCTGTTGAGCATAGGTTTATGTATAGTGATTTCAAGTCAGATGAGTATGCTGTGAAGATGGCTGTTTTGTACCTTGTTACTAATTGTTTGATTAGTAGTGTTTACTCAAAAAAAGTTCCTGTTGAGATTTTGAACATAATTGGGGTTGATGAGTATGGTAGTTTTCCATGGGGTATACCAGTGTTTGAATTAACTTTGCACAATTTAAAGATTGGTACGAGGGGTGTTATGAAGGGAAAAGGTGTTGCTAAGCCTCTTGCTAAGGTTAAAGGGAAACATTTGGAAAAGGGTCCTCGATCTTATAAACTTCCTGGTTTACCTTTTGCATTTTTGGTTTGGTTGTATGAAACCATTCCTTTGTGCTTGAAGGCAAAGTTTTGTTCCTATGATTCTGGTAAACCATATAGGTTTTGTAGATGGAAGAGTATTGGAAATCCTAATTCAAGTGAAGTTGAGAAGAAAGTTCTATCttcaaataaggtattttttatattttgtaaattgtttatttgttgtttttattatattttgtaa
- the LOC133033026 gene encoding protein RESPONSE TO LOW SULFUR 4-like, translating to MAVTKPTDKSSFEDQISTTLKKRNEELEQELRQSREREEEMRNELLKAWQRLRIAEEAEERLCSQLGELEAEAVDQARADHVKIVSLLNQLSRAQQLLQAASISISL from the coding sequence ATGGCGGTGACCAAGCCAACTGATAAGTCCTCCTTCGAAGACCAGATTTCCACTACGCTTAAGAAGAGGAACGAGGAACTGGAACAAGAGCTGAGACAGAGCCGCGAGAGAGAGGAGGAGATGAGGAACGAGCTACTCAAAGCTTGGCAGCGACTCCGGATCGCCGAAGAAGCAGAGGAGAGACTCTGTTCTCAGCTCGGGGAGCTCGAAGCTGAGGCTGTTGATCAGGCGCGTGCTGACCACGTGAAGATCGTCTCCCTCCTTAATCAACTCTCACGCGCTCAACAGCTCCTTCAAGCTGCCTCTATTTCGATCTCTCTCTGA
- the LOC115717359 gene encoding serine/threonine-protein kinase STN8, chloroplastic: protein MAMTMSLPSPTSTTLKHNNTNNFCFFPNTTTNHLTFIKNNNYNNNLTLRCKCNALFGVGDIPQQLEEVLHLDLDQTYYYLELERITKDLSETQKWGFVVFAGIIWIYLTARPGVLLGAIDSYLLAPLQLGFNSLIGRRNLKRTDFVVGEKLGEGSFGVVYAGAVVPKNVTLEQKRGKAKTNRLDSRFKEKVILKMVKVGVKGADECADFEEWFNYRLSRAAPETCAEFLGSFVSDKTNSQFTKGGKWLVWKFEGDQSLLDYMRERNFPFNLESVMFGQVLQGVDSVKRSALIIKQIMRQIITSLKKIHDTGIVHRDVKPANLVVTKRGQIKLIDFGAATDLRIGKNYVPNRGLLDPDYCPPELYVMPEETPSPPPEPIAALLSPFLWQLNSPDLFDMYSAGIVLMQMAVPTLRSSAGLKNFNSELKTFNYDLIRWREYTRRLPDLTILDLDSGRGWDLATKLISERGGYLKRGRLSASAALRHPYFLLGGDQAAAVLSKLSFSKD from the exons ATGGCCATGACCATGAGCTTACCATCTCCAACCTCAACCACACTCAAACATAATAACACCAACAACTTTTGCTTCTTCCCAAACACTACAACAAACCATCTCACTTTCATCaagaataataattataacaacAACTTAACCTTAAGGTGCAAATGCAATGCATTATTTGGAGTTGGAGATATCCCTCAACAATTGGAAGAGGTTCTCCATTTGGATTTGGACCAAACTTACTATTACTTGGAATTAGAGAGGATTACAAAGGATTTGTcagaaactcaaaaatgggGTTTTGTTGTTTTTGCTGGAATCATTTGGATTTACTTGACTGCAAGGCCTGGTGTGCTTTTGGGTGCCATTGATTCTTACCTTCTTGCTCCTCTTCAATTGGGTTTCAATAGTTTGATTGGGAGAAGAAATTTGAAGAGGACTGATTTTGTTGTGGGTGAGAAATTGGGTGAAGGGTCTTTTGGGGTTGTTTATGCTGGTGCTGTTGTACCTAAAAATGTTACTCTTGAACAAAAGAGGGGTAAAGCTAAAACAAACAGGTTGGATAGTAGGTTCAAGGAAAAAGTCATTCTTAAAATG GTAAAAGTTGGAGTGAAAGGGGCTGATGAGTGTGCTGATTTTGAAGAATGGTTTAACTATAGACTCTCAAGAGCAGCACCTGAAACATGTGCTGAATTTCTTGGCAGTTTTGTTTCTGACAAAACCAATTCTCAGTTCACAAAAGGTGGGAAATGGCTTGTTTGGAAATTTGAG GGTGATCAAAGTCTGTTGGATTACATGAGGGAGAGAAACTTTCCATTCAACTTAGAATCTGTCATGTTTGGACAAGTTTTGCAAGGAGTGGACTCAGTAAAACGCAGTGCATTGATAATCAAGCAAATTATGCGTCAAATTATTACTTCCTTAAAGAAAATCCATGACACCGGCATTGTTCATCGCGATGTAAAGCCAGCTAACTTAGTGGTAACGAAACGAGGACAGATTAAGCTCATAGATTTCGGCGCTGCAACAGATCTTAGAATAGGCAAAAACTATGTCCCTAATCGCGGCCTGCTTGATCCTGATTATTGTCCTCCTGAGTTATATGTCATGCCGGAGGAGACACCGAGTCCTCCTCCTGAGCCTATTGCAGCCTTACTTTCTCCTTTTCTTTGGCAG CTGAATAGTCCTGATCTGTTTGATATGTACTCTGCTGGAATTGTACTGATGCAAATGGCAGTACCAACATTAAGGTCATCAGCTGGCTTAAAGAACTTCAATTCCGAGCTAAAAACATTCAACTATGATTTAATCCGATGGAGAGAATACACTCGTCGATTGCCTGATTTAAcgattcttgatcttgattcgGGTCGAGGTTGGGATCTAGCAACAAAACTAATCTCCGAAAGAGGAGGATACCTTAAAAGAGGGCGATTATCGGCTTCTGCTGCATTGAGGCATCCTTATTTCTTGTTGGGTGGTGATCAAGCAGCTGCTGTTCTTTCAAAGTTGAGCTTTAGCAAAGACTGA
- the LOC133033040 gene encoding protein RESPONSE TO LOW SULFUR 4-like, with translation MAVTKPTNNESFEDQTSLMKRNQELEQELSRSREREEEMRNELLKTWQRLRIAEDAEEMLCSQLGELEAEAVDQARADHAKIVSLVNQLSRAQQLLQAASISISL, from the coding sequence ATGGCGGTGACCAAGCCAACTAATAATGAGTCCTTCGAAGACCAGACTTCGCTCATGAAGAGGAACCAGGAGCTGGAACAAGAGCTGAGCCGGAGCCGCGAGAGAGAGGAGGAGATGAGGAACGAGCTTCTCAAAACTTGGCAGCGGCTTCGGATAGCTGAAGACGCCGAGGAAATGCTCTGTTCTCAGCTCGGCGAGCTCGAAGCTGAAGCCGTCGATCAGGCGCGTGCTGACCACGCGAAGATCGTCTCCCTCGTTAATCAACTCTCACGCGCTCAACAGCTCCTTCAAGCTGCCTCCATTTCGATCTCtctctga